One window of Nymphaea colorata isolate Beijing-Zhang1983 chromosome 11, ASM883128v2, whole genome shotgun sequence genomic DNA carries:
- the LOC116264165 gene encoding anaphase-promoting complex subunit 11, with amino-acid sequence MGWHAVASWTWDAQDETCGICRMAFDGCCPDCKFPGDDCPLMWGACNHVFHLHCILKWVHSQTSQPHCPMCRREWQFKA; translated from the exons ATGGG gtGGCATGCTGTAGCATCATGGACTTGGGATGCCCAAGATGAAACATGTGGGATATGTAGGATGGCCTTTGATGGCTGTTGCCCAGATTGTAAATTTCCTGGCGATGATTGTCCCTTAA TGTGGGGTGCTTGTAACCATGTGTTTCACCTACATTGCATCTTGAAATGGGTGCATTCACAGACTTCTCAGCCGCATTGCCCCATGTGTCGTAGAGAGTGGCAGTTCAAGGCATAA